Genomic DNA from Thermotoga petrophila RKU-1:
CTGCTCGGATCGTGTACCAAGAAAACCACGTCAGGATTGGAACCGTACAGAAGACCGAGGGTGACCTGGCCGTAAGCGGGATGTCTCAGGGCTCCTTGTCCCTCCACGAAGACGATCTCTTTTCCCGTTTTTTCGAGTTTCAGAACAGCTTTTTCCACCACACCGGAAACGAAATCCGCGGGAACAGCGTCGATCACGTACCCCGCATCCGCTCCTATGAGGATCCCTGTCTGTCCTGTTGCGAGAAAACCCGCTTTGATCCCCTTCTCCAGAGCTCTTTCCCAGAGCTGAACAGCGGTGGTCCTTTTACCCACCACGCAGTCAGTTCCGAATACACCGACGACTTTTATCTTCTTTCGGTATATACCTCCCCTGAGAACGTCGAGCTCGAGGGGTGGAATGCGAACGTCTATTATTCTCGCACCGTTTTCATGGGCAATCTTCAGAAATTCTGTTTGCTGTGAGATTTTGAAATGAAGACCAGAAACGACATCCATACCGAGCGAGAGTGCTTTTTTTACGAGTGTCGCTATCTGCTCTTCCAGATATCCACCAGGGTTCGACACTCCAATTATCAGAACCTCAGCTCCCATTTCTTTCGCCTTTTCAACAGAGGAGACCACGGGCACGTCGTATCGAATGGACTTCACAAAGTCACTCGCTATTTTCCCTTCGTGTTCCGCGACTACACAAACGGGTTTGAAGAGTCTGCTGTGCCTTAGAAGTCCGTAGGTGGTTTTGGCATGAGGTGTTCCCAGCTGTCCCCACGCCACGATCGCCGCTGGTGTGCCGGGCTGGTATAATTTCCAGAGATCCATTCTCTTTCCCTCCGTTTTTTAAAAGATTCTACCATGGGAGGTTTCCGTTTTGAAGATAGCCGTTGTGGGTGGTACTTTCTGGGATATCTTCATCTTCGGTGAGAATCCACACTCTTCGATCATAAAGGAATCACCGGGAGGATCCGGCCTCAACGTAGCCTATGGCCTGTTTCTTTTGGGTCACACCGTTGACTTCTACTCGAACATCGGGGATGACTGGAGAGGAAAACAAACAACAGAAATCCTGAAAAAGGCAAGTTTTGACACTTCACACATGTTCACCATTCAAGGTGGAAAAACTGGAATCTTCATTGCCCATAATGGAAAGCCCCTCGCTGTTGACCCGGGTGTGAACAGAAAAGAGATGAAACTGCCTTCTTTGAGCGAATACGACCTTGTTTTCGCGACTGGAGAGATTTCAGAAAAAACGATAAGAAAGATCTGTGAAAACACCAAAAACGTGATTCTGGACGTGGGACCAGGTGCAAGATTCGCCACCACCGATTTGAACGCGCTCGTGATAGGAAACGAGTGCGAGTGTTCTTTCAGAAGGTGCGACGTTGTGAAGATGGGTTCGAAAGGGGCAAGATGGGGAGAAGTGTACGTTCCAGGAAACGGCATTTCATATCCTCACTCGATCGGACTGGGAGATCTGTTCGACATCGTCTTCGTGCACCATCTTCTCCTTGGAAAGTCTAAGAAAGAAATTCTCGAAGAAGCCGTGAAGTGCTCTCAGATTCTCGGTCAAAAAGAAAATGTGACCCCCTTTGAGAGGATCTCATTCCTCGAGTCGTTCAGCGCGAAAGACGATACGCTTGAATGCCCAGATGAATCCAAAGACGCTTCCCACCACGGTGGCTAACAGGATCAAGAAGAACATCAGGTGAGAACCCGTTGAAAGAGCGTATCCGAGCACACCGACAACCCCTATGGCCACAAGCTGTAGAAGGAGTATTTCAGGACCAGAAAAGACCTTCGCTGGATTCGTGAGACTTCCTGTTTTTTCCCATTTAGAAAGAAGCAGACCAAGGGCTGAGACGAGAAGAAACAGACTCAAACTCGCCGGTACGAAGAAAATGTAGAACACACGCTTTTGATAAACCGCCAGAAAGATCACAAAAGCAGAAACGACAGCCGAGTTCAGCAGAGATGAAACGAGTATCTTCGAAATCATCACTTCACTCGTCTTGACGGGTAAAACCTTCGGAAGCGGCCACACTTCCATTTCCTTTCTCCACAACATAGCGCTCATCGTCGCATTGTAGAGCGCTGCGATCCCGATTGCAAAGATCAACCCAAAATCGGGACTTCCAACGAACGTCATGAGAACACCAAAACCGATTGGGTACAAAAGAAGGTAGAGCGATCTTTCTTCCCGGAGGAGCGTGATGAGATCCTTCTTGAAAAACCCCTTACCCGGAAACCTCGTGGGTTTTTCAGCGGGCATTCTTTCTTTACGCAGAACAGGTTCGAACACGACGGTTCTGGAGATCATCCGAAAGACGAGGAAAGTTCCAAGACATATCAGAATTTCATAGAGAAGAAAGATCGGATTTTCCCTTGAAAAAACAGCGTACGCGAAAACGTTCCAGTTTGAGATGAACCATCTTCCAAAAGATACGGAGAAATCAGGGAGATTGACGAGTATCAGAAACAGGAACACGGCAAGAAGTTGAATCAGCGAGTAAAGCTTCCGTGACAGCGAGGTTCTCAAGAGTCTTCCAAACAGAACTGAAAGAATGGCTCCCCCGAGGAGCAGAAAAACGGTGTGAAACACTCCGGTGACGAAGGGCATCCAGTTGTTCATCAAAAGAGAATACATGAGGAAATTAAGAACCATCATTATGAGAATGAAGAACTGATAGAAGAGGGATATCAACAGCTGATAGATCACTATCGTGCTCCTTTCAATGGGAAGGGTGAGCAGAAACTCGATCTCTCCCTCCAGAACGAACGAATTGGAAAGATAAAAAGACACACCGAGAAGAAACATCACAGAAAACATGGTGGTCGAAAAAGAAAGTGAAGCAGAGAAGGCTTCTTCTCCGAACTCTTCGAGTATCGCTTTGAAATTGTTCCCCATGAGCGAGTAGAACAGAAAACCTGTCATCAAAACGGAGATGAGAACAGAGTACAACCCTTTCCTCCCACGAGCCGGAGCGTATCTGAGCAAAACAGAAAGTTTTCTCATAGAAATTGTCTGCGGAGACCCATCCCCTTTAGGGGATTGGGAGGAAGCAGACATGTGTACCACCTCCAGATTCAATAGTGTTAATATATAGACGAGGTGATTGAACAAATGACTGTAACTCTGACCTGTAGATTCAAACTTGAACTTAGCAAAGACCAAAAACAGCAGTTCCTGGATATTGCGACGGCTTACACAAACGCCGTCAACTATGTGCTCGAACAAAACTTCAAGGATAAATCGACGAACGTTAAAAAGCTCCATAGACTTTACTACAGCACAATTCGTGAAAAGTTCAGCCTTCCAGCTCAAATAGCCATCAATGTGAACAGAGACGTTTCTGCAATGTACAAAACTCTCTGGGCTCAGTTCAAAGAACTCAAGCGTCGAAAACCCGATTCGAAAGCAGTCAAGAAATTCTGGGATAAACCACCGAAGCGAAAGAGCCTGATCGTCAAATACACATACAACCGAACTGCAAGCTTCAAAAAAGTCAACGGAGAGTGGCATGCTTCTTTGTCCACGCTTCAAGGACGAATCAAATGGATCCCGATGAAAGGCTGGTCCAAACACTTTGAGTACCTCGAGTCTGGCAAGATCGGCGATCCGATACTGACTTACGACAAATCATCCAAAACCTTTTTCTTGCTTGTTCCCGTAACACTTGAAGTTCAGGAGCAGCCACCGAAAGAAATCGTCGGTGTTGACGTTGGAGAAAGACACATTGTTGCTGTTGCTTCTACCAGAGGCACCAGGTATTTGATAGACCTTCCTGAAGAGTTCAAACAAAGAAAACAACACTATCAGCGTCTGCGCTCTGAGCTCATGTCAAAAGGCACTCGCTCTGCTAAGAGAAAACTTGCCAGGATCAGCAGGCGAGAGAAACGGTTCACTGAGAACGTACTGCACATCATTGCAAAAAAGCTCATCACAAACCATCCTGGTGCCAAGTTCGTTCTCGAAGACCTTACTTACATCAAAGCCAACAGAATCACCTACCGTGGTAAAGACAAGGAAGCAAGAAGACAGTCAGAGCAATGGCCATTTGCAAGTCTTCAGCAGAAGATAGAGTACAAATCAAAGCTCTACTATGGAGTTCAGTCCGAGAAGGTCGATCCAGCATATACATCTCAGACATGTCCTGTGTGTGGTCACGTCTCTAAAGAAAACAGACCAGACCATGGAGAGCGTTTTATATGTCAAAACTGCGGCTACGAAGAACACGCAGACATAGTTGGTGCAATCAACATAGCTCTAAAAGTTCTTGCCAAAGACCAGCAGGTCAATCTTGAAAATCTCTTAAGGGCCGATGTCAGCCGGCCTAATGCTCCCTCCTCGTGAGGTAGAGCAAGCCCTCCTTCAGGGGGAGGGCAGCTGACTTTCACAGCTCCTTCATGATCTCTTCTATCTCTTCTCCCTCCGCGGTGAGCTGGAGGAACAGATCCTCCAGACTGGCTTCTTTCTGACCGGCGAGCTTTCTGAGCTCTTCCATGGTACCTTCCGCTATCAGTCTGCCTTTGTTTATAATGCCTATCCTATCGCACATCTTTTCTGCGATCTCCAATATGTGGGTGGTGAGAAATATTGCGGCTCCCTCGTCAGCGTACTTTCTCAAAAGGAGTTTCAATATCCTTGCACTCTTCGCATCGAGCCCTACCGTCGGTTCATCGAGAAATATCACTCTCGGCCTCCTCATGAAAACGCTGACCAGCATGAGCTTCTGTTTCATACCGTGGGACATCTCACCTACTCTTTTTCCGAGGTAATCCACTTTGAAGGCTTCGCAGAGCTCCGCTATCCTCTTATCGATCTCTTCTTCTTTCAGATCGTAGATCTCGATGATGAAATCCAGAAACTCCTTCCCCGTCAGATGCGAATAGATCTTTGGCTCGTCCGGTATCACACCGATACTCTTCTTTATCTCGATCTCGTGGGTGCTCATTTTCATGCCGAGGATTTCCACTTCTCCTTCCGTTGGTTTCAAAACTCCGGTGAGCATCTTTATTGTGGTGGTTTTCCCCGCACCGTTCGGTCCCAAAAAGCCGTATATCTCCCCCGGCCTCACCGAAAGATCGATGTGATCGACCGCGGTGAAATCCCCGAACTTCCTGGTTAGCCCCCTTGCAACTATCAAAGAAATCAGCTCCCTTCTTTCACTGTCCACTGGCCGCTGATCAGTTTCACCCCAAGATACACAAAGGGTGTGTCGATCAGTGCCATGATCAGCTTCACCACGTACTGGGAAAAGATCATCTGAACAAGCACGTTCCCTGGAATCGTTCCAGCGAACGCCACGGTGATGAAGGTGAGCGTGTCTATGAACTGGGAGACCATCGTGGACAGGTTGTTTCTGAGCCACAGGTGTGATCCTCTGGTGACTTTCTTCCAAAAGTGGAAGGCCCAGACGTCGTGAGTTTGTGAAATGATGTAAGCCAGAATACTTGCGAGCACGATCCTCGGAGTTGATCCAAAAACCTTCACGAAGGCCTCATTGTTCGCAAAGATGGAAGCGGGAGGATAGAAAACCGCAATCTGGGAGTAGATCACCAAGATCAGAGACGTGAAGAATCCCGTCCAGACCATCTTCTGGGCTGTTCTTTTCCCATAGACTTCCGATACGATATCCGTTACGGCGAACGTGATAGGGTAACACAAAACCGCCACCGGGACAAGGAAAGGCCCTATGTTCACCAGTTTTCCTGCGATCACGTTGGATATGGTCAAAGCAGAGACGAATATTCCCGTCAGGAGAATGAGCTTTTCATTCGACTTCTCCACTCTTTTTCCCCTCCAGTGAACCCATCTGAGTGGTTGTCTTTATGCCACCCCTTATGTTGTAGATCACCGTGACCCTGATTCGGTCGGTTTTGAGAAGATTCTTCAAATCTTCGTAGATTCTCTTCGTTGCTTCTTCCTGGTATATACCAACGTTTCTGAAGCTGACGAAGTAGTACTTCAAAGATTTGAGTTCGACGATCTTTCCACCGTCCGGGTAATACTCTATGATCACTCTCCCGATGTCTGGAAGACCGGAGAAGGGACAGACTGCGGAGAACTCGTCGGTCTCTATCTTTATGTACTCGTCTTTTCCATCGAAATCGATCGCTTCGAGAAAGTCTGTCCTTATCGCATCGTGCCCTTTGAAGTCGAAGATCCTTCCCTCTGCCTTCGGCATAGGATCACTCCCTTACCATGAGTTTTATTTTTTCAAGAACCTCTTTTGGATTTCTTCCGAACACCCTTATCATCGCTTCTTTTCCCCACCAACCTTCATTATATATCACATCTGGAGGTGATTTCAACTCCGCTATCGCCTGTTCGATCATCCACACCATGGACTGCCCCTCTTTCTCCTGAACCTCCTTCGGCTCTTTCGACCGATCGTAGTGGAAAACCTTCAACCCTCTTTTCTTTGCCCTTTCAACGTACTCTCTTTCGTAGCGAACGTTCACCACACACCTCATATGAGGATGATACCTCATCATCGTGACAGCCATACGTGCCGTGTGAGATCTGTCTTTGAAAGAAGCACAGGACACCGCCACCGCTTTTCCTTCTTTGAGTCTTATCCTTCCGGGGAACTTTCCCACCTCGAATTCGTTCTTCGCCCACGGGAGAGCGTAGGAAACGTTCTGCCCCACCTCCGGCACCGTGAGATGGCCGATCTCGAGGAACTCTGGAAGAATCTCATCGAGTGTGTTCAGAGTGTCGTACCTGTACCAGTCCCGAAGGAGTTTTTCCGTCTCCACCACACCTGAGGATCTTTCAAGAATTTTTTTCAAAAGTTCCATGGCGGATCTGATGGCCTCTTCCACCGGATAGCTCATCGCTAAAAATCCCGAAACGGCACTGGAAAAGGCACAACCTGTTCCATGGAACTCTCCAGGAACTCTGGGAATTTCAAAAACGAAATCTCTATATTTCACTTTCACCGTGTTGCCTTTTTCGTGCCCGCCAGTGACGATGAAGTTATTGTATTCGCCGAGTTTTTTCGCTTCTTCACTGTTCAAGATCACGTAGTCAGCGTATTCCACGAATTTCTTCACTTCCTCCGGATCCTGAAACCCGAAACCCGAGGACGATTCGAGTACCACGTTCCAGACGATCGCTGAATCCGGGAACATTTCCCTCAGTCTTTTCACCGTCTCCGGTGCAGAGAGTCCTACCTTTATCACCCGCGGAGGTGTCAGGACTTCTATTTCTTTTCTCATTTCTTCCCAGTCTCTGAAGTTCACTGAAAACACCCGGTTTTCGTTCTGCACGGTCAGAGCTGAGATCACCGCATGAGTTTTCACACCGAGAGCCGAGAGAACCTTCACATCTTGAATTATCCCCGCACCTCCCGAAGGATCGAAACCCGCAACTACAAGAACCATTAGAGATCCCTCCAGTATTCGAAGAGTTTTTCCAGACCTTCTTCACATTCCGGTGTCGGCTCCAGAACGAAATCCGCGTCGAAATCCTTTATGAACTCCAGCACTTCAAGAAACTCTTTCGATTCACCCCAGGGAGCGTGATGGCATTTTTTGTAGGTTTCGAAATCCGCGTAGTAAATGTGAAATTCTTCTACAAAATCAGAGAGTTTTTCTATGAATTCGATGGGAGAAAAACCGTAAACCTCAGCGTCTAGAAGAAGATGGCCGATGTCAACGCACATCTTGCAACCTGTGTTTTCAAGAAAGGTCCTGTAATCTTCAGCGGAGTGGAAATGATCGTTTCCATAAACGTTCTCCACTCGAACGCTGATGACACCCGCAAGCTCGGAGAATTCTCTCTCCACCTCTCTGTAAACAGAAAGCCAGTTTTCTTTCTGAAGGGCATTTGGGAAGTGAATTATCATGTATTCTGCGCCGATCTTCCTGGCAAGCTCAGCGCATTTTTTGTTCACAGAAAAGGTGTCCTCTCTTTCTTCCTCGTTCAGAGAGGTCGGATTCGGATGGTGGTATCTGTATCTGTAGATGAAAGGAGCGTGGATTCCAAAATTTTTGTCGTGAAAAAAGCGGAGGACCTTCTCGAGGTCTTCCGCCTTGAAAAAACCCAGTTCGTAAAGTTCTGCTTTCGGGAGTGCTTCAAGCAGATCGGGATTGCTTCTTATGATGCTCGTGGATACACCTTTTCTCAAGAGAACTCCTCCGCTATCTTTATCGCACAGAATGGTCCACACATAGAACAGCCTTTGTCGGGGTACGGTCTTTCCTCGTATTTCTTCTTCGCAACGTCCTTTCCCAGCGAAAGGCTGAACATCGTCTCCCAGTCGAAGTTCTTTCTTGCGAGGGCCATCTTTTTCTCAAGCTCCCAGGCTTTTTTGTTTCCGCGCGCCACATCCGCGACAATAGCCGCTATCTTAGAGGCTATCACACCTTCTCTCACGTCTTCAACATCCGGAAGCGAGATGTGCTCTGAAGGAGTCACATAACAGAGGAAATCGGCTCCGTAGTAGCCAGCCAGCGCACCACCTATCGCGCAGGCTATGTGATCGTAGCCCATGGCTCTGTCCGTTGGAAGAGGTCCCAGAAGGAAGATGGGGGCTCCTTTTCCGATCTTTTTCATGAGCCTCACGTTCATCTCCACCTCGTTCAGAGGAACGTGCCCCGGCCCTTCCAGCATCACCTGGACCCCTTTTTCCCTCGCTCTCTCCACGAGTTCTCCCATCACGAACAGCTCTTCGAACTGCTGGGCGTCGCTCGCGTCCACCACAGCTCCGGGTCTCATGCCGTCGCCAAGACTCAGAGTGATATCGTAGTCTTTTGCGATGTCCAAGAGTTCATCGAAGTGTTCGTAGAACGGATTTTCCTTGTTGTTCTTTATCATCCATCCCGCGATGATCGCTCCGCCTCTACTCACGATCTTCAAAACCCGCCTTGAACTTTTTATCCTATCAAGCACCCTTCTCGTCACACCGACGTGGATCGTCATAAAGTCTATGCCATCTTCCGCGTGTGCTATGACCATATCGAAGAAGTCCTTCTCCGAAAAATCCACCACGTTCTTTTTCATCTGGTAACTCCTCACGGCGGAATCGTATATGGGCACCGAACCAACTGGAACGGGCGACATCTCCACGATGGCCCTTCTGATCTCCCTCAGGTCCCCCCACGTGGAGAGGACCATGAGGGAGTCAGCACCGTATTCTATCGCCACTCTTGCCTTTTCCTTTTCCTCTTCGAGCGAAGAAAATCCCTGGGAGGTTCCTATGTTCGCGTTCACCTTCACACTGAAACCTTCTCCAACGATCATTGGCCTTTCTATCCTGTGGAGTTTGTTCTTTGGAAGAACCGCTCTGCCTTCCGCAAGTTTTTGCCTGACGATCTCGACATCCACTCCCTCGTACTCCGCCACCTTTTTCATCTCGTCGGAAACAACACCCTTTCTGGCCATTTCCATCTGGGTCATGATATCACCTCAACCTTTCACTCACGATTCTCGCCACTTTCTGACCGGACAGAATCATTCCACCGAAGATGGGACCCATCCTCGGTCCGCCGTGAACAGCGCAGACCGCCATCCCTGAGACGAGAAGCCCCGGGAAGATCTCACCGGTGTTATCTACCACGAATTTTTCCGCTTCATCGGCGTCCATAGGAAATTCTGTTTTCATCTCTACGAGACCTCTCTTTGCAAGAAGTGAAACCACGTTCGCGGGGTGACCGGTGCCATCCACAACGAACGAAGCCTTCACTGTTATGGGATCGACGTGCAACCCGAGTCTCACCGTTGGACCCCAGTTCACCACCACTCCACAGACCCTACCGTTCTGGACTGCCACATCTTCAACCGAAACGTTGTTGAAGACAATGGCTCCTGCCTTCGTTGCTCTGTAGAGAAGTCCCGAAGCGAAATGCACGGAATCCACCACTATGTGGTCTTCTTTCACTTCGTATTCGATTTCTACCTCCTTCAGAAAGTTCTCGAGTTCTTTCTCCAGCACGATCTCGTTGAACATCATTCCTCCACCCCAGATACCGCCTCCCGGGGTGTTTCTCTCTTCGAACACGGCCACTTTAAAACCGTTCTTTGCCAGCTCGTACGCTGCCGTGAGACCGCTCGGTCCCGCTCCCACGATCGCAACATCCAGCTCCAGACTATTTCTGAGTTTTTCAAAATACCTCTCAACGATGAGTCTGGAGATCAACACATCTCTCATAGACACACCTCCTTAGTAAAAATAAAAACCTCCGCCGAGCGGAGGTTTTTTATTTCCTCCTTCCCCGATCCCTCCGCCGGCATTACCCGGATCAGGTTCTTGGGGTCGAGGACTTCCGTCCTCCTCTCAGCCCCGGAATAGGAGCTCCCCCTGGGGAAGGTTTTCGATATTCATTTTTTCAACCTCAATTTTAAAGGATTTTTGTGTGATACAATTTAAATGGAGGTTTCATTTTAGAAAGCGTTCAACGGAGGTGAAAGGAAATGGCAGATCAGTACCACGAACCAGTTTCCGAACTCACGGGGAAGGACAGAGACTTCGTGAGAGCTCTGAACAGCCTGAAAGAAGAGATAGAGGCGGTCGCCTGGTACCATCAGAGGGTTGTCACCACGAAAGACGAAACCGTGAGAAAAATACTCGAACACAACAGAGACGAGGAGATGGAGCACGCAGCAATGCTACTTGAGTGGCTGAGAAGGAACATGCCCGGCTGGGATGAGGCACTCAGAACTTACCTGTTCACGGACAAGCCGATCACAGAAATCGAAGAAGAAACGTCCGGTGGATCAGAAAACACGGGTGGAGACCTCGGCATAAGGAAGCTCTGAAAGGGGTGGTGAACATGGAATTTCTGAAAAGATCCTTTGCTCCTCTGACAGAAAAACAGTGGCAGGAGATAGACAACAGAGCAAGAGAGATCTTCAAAACACAGCTCTACGGAAGGAAATTCGTCGATGTGGAAGGTCCCTACGGCTGGGAGTACGCTGCCCATCCACTCGGGGAAGTTGAGGTGCTTTCAGACGAGAACGAAGTGGTGAAGTGGGGATTGAGGAAGTCTCTGCCGCTCATCGAACTGAGGGCAACGTTCACTCTCGATCTGTGGGAACTCGACAACCTCGAGAGAGGAAAACCGAACGTGGATCTTTCCAGCTTAGAAGAAACGGTGAGAAAGGTTGCGGAATTTGAAGACGAAGTGATATTCAGAGGATGTGAAAAATCGGGTGTTAAAGGCCTTCTTTCCTTCGAAGAGAGGAAAATCGAATGTGGAAGCACACCGAAAGACCTCCTCGAAGCCATAGTGAGGGCTCTTTCGATCTTCTCAAAAGATGGTATAGAGGGCCCTTACACACTCGTCATAAACACGGACAGATGGGTCAGCTTCCTGAAGGAAGAGGCAGGGCATTACCCCCTCGAGAAGAGAGTGGAAGAATGCCTCAGGGGTGGCAAGATCATAACCACACCGAGGATCGAGGATGCCCTCGTCGTTTCCGAACGTGGAGGAGATTTCAAATTGATCCTCGGACAGGATCTCTCGATAGGGTACGAAGACAGAGAAAAAGACGCGGTGAGGCTTTTCATAACGGAGACGTTCACCTTCCAGGTTGTCAACCCGGAGGCTTTGATTCTTCTAAAGTTCTGATCTGGTCCGCTCCTCGGAGCGGACCTTTCGATCAAAGAACGTCCAGTTTTCCCTTCGCCCACGTTCCCACTACTTTCCCCGCAATCGCAACTATTCCCAATATTCCAGAATTTTCTCTGACATCTTTCAAGAACTTTGGAATGTCATAGGAGTTTCTCACGGAATCTTCAAACGAATCTACTACCCTGTCGCATATCGCTTCCTCTTTTCCAAGAACGAGTATTCCTTTCCCACCAGCGAATACTCCGGTGACGCACACAGACGGTGTGAGTTCAGGGAAGATCTTAACACTTATGCCTTCAAAGAAATGAACCACGATCGGCTGTGATATCTTCAGGAAGAACTTCCCATCTCTTTCCAGAGCAAAATCAGACTCTTTGAGAGCATCCACGAGGATCGCTCCGTTCTTTTCGAGGGGAG
This window encodes:
- a CDS encoding family 1 encapsulin nanocompartment shell protein — protein: MEFLKRSFAPLTEKQWQEIDNRAREIFKTQLYGRKFVDVEGPYGWEYAAHPLGEVEVLSDENEVVKWGLRKSLPLIELRATFTLDLWELDNLERGKPNVDLSSLEETVRKVAEFEDEVIFRGCEKSGVKGLLSFEERKIECGSTPKDLLEAIVRALSIFSKDGIEGPYTLVINTDRWVSFLKEEAGHYPLEKRVEECLRGGKIITTPRIEDALVVSERGGDFKLILGQDLSIGYEDREKDAVRLFITETFTFQVVNPEALILLKF